Sequence from the Mytilus galloprovincialis chromosome 10, xbMytGall1.hap1.1, whole genome shotgun sequence genome:
CTGTATGTGATATAAAAACgtaattcatttgtttttatataaaatattatgaCGTTATGATTATTTTGCGGAATGTCAAACTATGCATATTGACAGTATATAGAATCATGAGTGATATTATAATGGTTTGATAACCGTGTTTAGATATATGTTAAACATACAATCAATGTTAGTAAGTTAGGTTCGTACTTGTGCGAACAAGATTTGATCATCAATAATTCTGGAATCATAATGACGGACGGTCAATTCATatacgaagttggagagcattaaACACGAAACATTTCTAAGATTTGACTAAAGTTTGGACAGGGCAATCTTTTTGAAATAGTAGAAATGTACGAATACATTTAAAAATGGAACCATAAGATGGGCTTTTCTGTGGAAAAGTCACTACAAATTTTTAGGGGCTTATACATACCGTGTCAAGGTCTTTTATTACCTAGATTTATAATATTGTGTACATTACGTCGAGCAGATCGACAAACATAAGGTCTGATGAAGTATAAGTACAATAACATATAAGGTATTCATAATAAGAAACTGAATGGAACAGTGTGCTTTTCAATTAGTTTTTACTCTCTCAATTATCAATAACAATCTGAATCAGAACTGGATGCAATGGGAGAAGGAGAACTATGGGAAAGGAGCTAGTTCtctaagataaaataaaattaaaattaatagatAGCAAAAcagtaacaaaactttgaatgtaTTAGGGTAGTCACTCCTAACCTCAAATTCATTATCAGTTTGTTTGTAAATCTGAATTGAGTATGTGAGTGaatacttttatatttgataaagtAAGCTTGTCAGTTCTTCTGATTTTTATTCTTAGTTAACGGTTTaagtacaaacttttttttcatttaccttAGTTTTCTAGTTctaaatattacaaatatcatTTAAAGCCACAAAAAACCCCGTGATTCTCCTCAGAGAAAgcatataaaagaagaaaaaagtgtTAAACACTGTCAAACAGTTGTAcgaaaattatgttaaaatgtgTTGTGTTTTAGAAATGTAATTTGAGGATCGTCTTTTAATTAATAATGTCACAAGAAGTACGTCTATCTCCTTTAAGAATCAGTCTACAGAACATTCCCCCTAGTGACTTTTTAATGAATATAGACAGACCGTTAAAGCAAGCATACATATTCACGAATTTCTTATGAATGTGTAGACGACATACTATCCTAATCGGTAcacataaaattataatatatatacattgtattacagTTATTAGTCGGTATTTGAACTAGGCACTTTTATCAGGAGAAAAATGGCAACTTCGATTCATTTGGCAGAAGAAGAAGTAAAAGCTATCAATGAAGATTTTTCTGAATTATTAACGTGTACTATTTGTTTGGAAATATTCAAACAGCCAAGGTATTTACCGTGCCTACACACGTTCTGTGAGAGCTGTATAAGTACGTATATAGTTTCTGCCGTGAAGCAAGAAAACCCAGAGGGATTCAAATGCCCAATATGTCATCGCCTTGTACATATTGGAGACAGTACGGAGAATCCTGAGACATGGGCTAAAACTTTGCCGGGAAATCATTTTGTGGTTTCGATGATCGATAGAAAAGCAATGAAGAAAGCTGAGAAATTGTGTGATGCTTGTACCAGTAAAGGGGTTTCAGAAGAAGCAATATCATGGTGTATGGTTTGTGAAGAAGCTTATTGCGATACGTGTGAAGCAAATCATAAAACATTTAAAGTGTCACGAAATCACAAGATAGTACCGATTGAAAACATAATTGAAGATGTGTCTTGTTCAAATGTGTGTGCGTTTGTTGCTTGTGATGAACATCCAGAGAAGACAATCGAAATATACTGCAAGGATCACTCCCAGTCATGTTGTACCGTTTGTGCTACTGTACATCATAGAAAATGTGAACACGTGGTAACCATACATGAAGCTGTTTCCGGAGTTAAGCTATCTACACATGCGCAGGAACTTACCAAGAAGttaataaaaagaagtaaaacAATAGAAGATATTATCAAAAACCGAAATCAGAACACAACacatttcaaaaatgaaatagaTATCATCTTGGTAGAAATTGCAAACATGCGTAAAAGATTAAATGACAAATTGGATATATTGGAAAATGAAATAATAGAAGAGGTAAATATAACAAGAGAACAACATCTTCACAGACTAAATGAAGAATGTACTGAACTATCGGTTTTGAAGAATACTTTTGATCATTGGAAGAATATATTTGAGGCTTGTTTGTCACAAGGGTCTGATGTACAATGCTTGGTCAAAATGGAGGAGATTACTAGGAGAATGCCACAGTTTGAAAATGATTTGTTTAAagttgtaaaagaaataaaggaCTTATCGATAGAGTTCGAAGCTACAAACACTGATTCAAATATTGAGTTCTTCGGTCGCTTACATTTAAACGAAAAAAGACCGTCTCTACCTGGATTTAAGGCTATAAACTTTCATACTGGAAAGataaaagtaatatttacaattgaCATCAAAGGTAGTTGCATCAGTGGTATATTTTTTAACGACGATATTTTTATAACCGACTATAATAGAAACAGGATAGTTTGTCATGATATAACCGGGAAACAAAAAGAAGCGTTGGACGTTCCGAACGATCCTACAGATATCTGTAAAGTGAATGATCATACTTTAGCCGTGTCTTCTTATGCACGGAAGATTTGTATAATTAGCGTCAAGCCGTTAACTTTAGTTAATACTTTAGATATTAATGCTCCTGTGTGGGGATTATGTTTGGTAGAAGATGAATTCATAACTACTTACGATAATTCTATTTCATGGTTAACCGCTGCAACAGGTgctaaaataaaagaattatcaACAAGCGCAGACACACGATTTGTCACTTGTTACAAGCAAAATGAGTTCATTTATAGAAATGTAGACCACTCTATCAAATTTGAATCAGCGTTGGGTAAAGGTTTTGAGTATAACCATAGTAATTTATCAGATCCGTACAATCAGGAAATTGATGAAGAAGggaatatatacattgtaggataCTCTTCAAGCAACATCCATCAGCTGACCCCTACTGGACAACTTATCCGTATCATTCCTGTATCAGATATCGACAGTACAATAACTGGATGTCCTTGGGTGATGCGCTTCAAGCGAAATACTAACCGATTTCTTTTAACGTTTCATGCATCGGCAGGTCCAGTGCTAGTATGTGAAATTGAATAAACTGCAACTGATGAACTGTTATATGGTATTCGAAATACTgcgttgtgaaaaaataaaataatagcaaCTGA
This genomic interval carries:
- the LOC143049724 gene encoding E3 ubiquitin-protein ligase TRIM45-like, with the translated sequence MATSIHLAEEEVKAINEDFSELLTCTICLEIFKQPRYLPCLHTFCESCISTYIVSAVKQENPEGFKCPICHRLVHIGDSTENPETWAKTLPGNHFVVSMIDRKAMKKAEKLCDACTSKGVSEEAISWCMVCEEAYCDTCEANHKTFKVSRNHKIVPIENIIEDVSCSNVCAFVACDEHPEKTIEIYCKDHSQSCCTVCATVHHRKCEHVVTIHEAVSGVKLSTHAQELTKKLIKRSKTIEDIIKNRNQNTTHFKNEIDIILVEIANMRKRLNDKLDILENEIIEEVNITREQHLHRLNEECTELSVLKNTFDHWKNIFEACLSQGSDVQCLVKMEEITRRMPQFENDLFKVVKEIKDLSIEFEATNTDSNIEFFGRLHLNEKRPSLPGFKAINFHTGKIKVIFTIDIKGSCISGIFFNDDIFITDYNRNRIVCHDITGKQKEALDVPNDPTDICKVNDHTLAVSSYARKICIISVKPLTLVNTLDINAPVWGLCLVEDEFITTYDNSISWLTAATGAKIKELSTSADTRFVTCYKQNEFIYRNVDHSIKFESALGKGFEYNHSNLSDPYNQEIDEEGNIYIVGYSSSNIHQLTPTGQLIRIIPVSDIDSTITGCPWVMRFKRNTNRFLLTFHASAGPVLVCEIE